From one Nonomuraea polychroma genomic stretch:
- a CDS encoding alpha/beta hydrolase, protein MSDVTRRTMFQLTAGAGAAAAVPAVARRKDVTTYVFVTGSNGVATGDNELTLRGHRTVGVNLPGHGPEEQFHHAYQAPQDLEKLATIPSPMAGVTLDDYVEATVDVVRRVSRYGPVILVGGSLGGSTITKVADEVPDLLDRLVYVSAYCCTNLRSPAEYLETPEGRTTLGGAILPGVVGDPRVLKAVRINWRTNDRNFLDAAKAAFMAEGTDGEFLAMLNSSLPDESLQVSSADARGRKSAWGRVPRVYIRHSKDRVIPIALQDRMIKEADAATPGNRFKVFTVDASHAPTPKAYRKITDILDGLAQ, encoded by the coding sequence ATGAGCGATGTGACACGGAGAACCATGTTCCAGCTGACCGCCGGCGCGGGCGCGGCCGCCGCCGTCCCGGCCGTCGCCAGACGGAAGGACGTGACCACGTACGTCTTCGTCACAGGTTCGAACGGTGTGGCCACCGGCGACAACGAGCTGACGCTGCGCGGCCACCGGACCGTGGGGGTGAACCTGCCGGGGCACGGCCCCGAGGAGCAGTTCCACCACGCCTATCAGGCGCCGCAGGACCTGGAGAAGCTGGCCACGATCCCCTCGCCCATGGCGGGCGTGACGCTGGACGACTACGTGGAGGCCACGGTGGACGTCGTGCGCCGGGTATCCCGGTACGGCCCGGTCATCCTGGTGGGCGGCAGCCTGGGCGGCTCGACGATCACCAAGGTGGCCGACGAGGTGCCCGACCTGCTCGACCGGCTGGTGTACGTCTCGGCGTACTGCTGTACGAATCTGCGCTCACCGGCGGAGTATCTGGAGACGCCGGAGGGGAGGACCACCTTGGGGGGCGCGATTCTGCCCGGCGTCGTCGGCGACCCGCGCGTGCTGAAGGCGGTCCGTATCAACTGGCGGACGAACGACAGGAATTTCCTGGACGCGGCCAAGGCGGCGTTCATGGCCGAGGGAACCGACGGCGAGTTCCTGGCCATGCTCAACTCGTCTCTGCCGGACGAGAGCCTCCAGGTATCGAGCGCCGACGCGCGGGGCCGCAAGAGCGCCTGGGGGCGGGTGCCCAGGGTGTACATCAGGCACAGCAAGGACCGGGTGATCCCGATCGCGCTCCAGGACCGGATGATCAAGGAGGCGGACGCGGCGACGCCGGGCAACCGGTTCAAGGTCTTCACGGTGGACGCGTCACATGCGCCGACGCCCAAGGCCTATCGGAAGATCACCGATATCCTCGATGGGCTCGCACAATAA
- a CDS encoding HU family DNA-binding protein: MNKRELVEAIADRVGDRKTATEAVNAVIDAVQKAVASGDKVSITGFGAFEMVHKPARTARNPSTGAEINVAESWAPKFRPGSDFKELVNAGGKKVGKKK; encoded by the coding sequence ATGAACAAGCGAGAACTCGTCGAGGCCATCGCGGATCGGGTGGGCGACAGGAAGACGGCCACCGAGGCCGTGAACGCGGTCATCGACGCCGTCCAGAAGGCCGTGGCGAGCGGCGACAAGGTCTCGATCACGGGCTTCGGCGCGTTCGAGATGGTGCACAAGCCCGCCCGCACGGCCAGGAACCCGTCCACCGGAGCGGAAATCAATGTCGCGGAGAGCTGGGCGCCCAAGTTCCGGCCCGGGTCCGATTTCAAGGAACTGGTGAACGCGGGCGGGAAGAAAGTCGGTAAGAAGAAGTAA
- a CDS encoding fumarylacetoacetate hydrolase family protein: protein MRIARFSTGDGVTFGVVEGGPGEEVVSTIAGHPFSQVQFTGDRFPLSQVKLLAPMLPSKVIAIGRNYAEHAREMGNEVPDEPLIFMKPSTSVIGHGENIAYPTSLSDRVDFEGELAVVIGRLCREVPVERVKDVIFGYTCANDVTARDLQKKDVQFTRAKGFDTFCPLGPWIQTDVDASDLALTTTVNGEVRQSGRTSQLIHDIPALVAYVSAVMTLIPGDVILTGTPAGVGPLQIGDEVSVGIEGIGTLTNKVVSRD from the coding sequence GTGCGTATTGCGAGGTTCTCCACAGGCGACGGAGTGACGTTCGGCGTGGTCGAAGGCGGCCCGGGCGAGGAGGTCGTGTCCACGATCGCCGGCCACCCCTTCAGCCAGGTGCAGTTCACCGGTGATCGGTTCCCGCTCAGCCAGGTGAAGCTGCTGGCCCCGATGTTGCCGAGCAAGGTGATCGCCATCGGCAGAAACTACGCCGAGCACGCGCGCGAGATGGGCAACGAGGTGCCCGACGAGCCGCTCATTTTCATGAAGCCGTCCACCTCGGTGATCGGCCACGGCGAGAACATCGCCTATCCCACGTCGCTGTCCGACCGCGTCGACTTCGAGGGCGAGCTGGCCGTGGTGATCGGCAGGCTCTGCCGCGAGGTTCCGGTCGAGCGGGTCAAGGACGTGATCTTCGGCTACACCTGTGCCAATGACGTCACCGCCCGCGACCTGCAGAAGAAGGACGTGCAGTTCACCCGGGCCAAGGGGTTCGACACGTTCTGCCCGCTCGGGCCGTGGATCCAGACCGACGTGGACGCGAGCGACCTGGCGCTGACGACCACGGTCAACGGCGAGGTGCGCCAGAGCGGCCGCACCAGCCAGCTCATCCACGACATCCCCGCGCTGGTGGCCTACGTCAGCGCGGTCATGACGCTGATCCCCGGCGACGTCATCCTGACCGGCACCCCGGCAGGCGTCGGCCCGCTCCAGATCGGTGACGAGGTCAGCGTCGGCATCGAAGGCATCGGCACACTCACGAACAAGGTGGTCTCCCGTGACTGA
- the gltX gene encoding glutamate--tRNA ligase: MTDLRVRFAPSPTGMFHVGGARTALFNWALAEQSGGRFVLRIEDTDASRNRPEWTEGIISALDWIGINGSNPVFEGPYFQSAYEPQHREAVAKLLADGRAYYCDCTRDALVARTGSEHKGYDGYCRDRGLTEGAARFRTPDEGVTVVEDLVRGNVEFPNEAQEDFVIARSDGSPLYVLANAVDDITQNITHVVRGEEHLGNAAKQMLLWPALGATPPVWAHLPVIVNEQRKKLSKRRDKVALEDYRAEGYLAEAMVNYLMLLGWGPGEDREIMPWSEMVPLFRLEDVNAASAFFDEKKLRAFNGEYIRALPLETFEERCAPFLGPSWDRELFSKVAALAQTRIAVLSEIRQNVDFLFLEEPVFDQASWDKAMKNSPVEIITGYLERLEAVSWDPESLKEALEEVGAAHGLKLGKAQAPVRVAVTGRTVGLPLFESIEVLGRGQTMERLRAALTRLNSGT; encoded by the coding sequence GTGACTGATCTACGGGTGCGTTTCGCCCCGTCCCCAACCGGCATGTTCCACGTCGGCGGCGCCCGTACGGCGCTGTTCAACTGGGCGCTGGCCGAGCAGTCCGGCGGCCGCTTCGTGCTGCGCATCGAGGACACCGACGCGTCGCGCAACCGCCCGGAGTGGACCGAGGGCATCATCTCCGCTCTCGACTGGATCGGCATCAACGGCTCCAACCCGGTGTTCGAGGGCCCCTACTTCCAGTCGGCGTACGAGCCGCAGCACCGTGAGGCGGTGGCGAAGCTGCTGGCCGACGGCCGGGCTTACTACTGCGACTGCACGCGAGACGCGCTCGTCGCCCGCACCGGCTCCGAGCACAAGGGCTACGACGGTTACTGCCGCGATCGCGGCTTGACCGAGGGGGCGGCGCGCTTCCGCACCCCCGATGAGGGCGTGACGGTGGTGGAGGACCTGGTCCGCGGCAACGTGGAGTTCCCCAATGAGGCGCAGGAGGACTTCGTCATCGCCCGCTCCGACGGCTCGCCGCTCTACGTGCTGGCCAACGCGGTCGACGACATCACCCAGAACATCACCCACGTCGTCCGTGGCGAGGAGCACCTCGGCAACGCGGCCAAGCAGATGCTGCTCTGGCCCGCGCTGGGCGCGACGCCGCCGGTCTGGGCGCACCTGCCGGTGATCGTCAATGAGCAGCGCAAGAAGTTGTCCAAGCGCCGCGACAAGGTGGCGCTGGAGGACTACCGCGCGGAGGGTTACCTGGCCGAGGCCATGGTCAACTACCTGATGTTGCTCGGCTGGGGCCCCGGCGAGGACCGCGAGATCATGCCGTGGTCGGAGATGGTGCCGCTGTTCCGGCTGGAGGACGTCAACGCCGCCAGCGCGTTCTTCGACGAGAAGAAGCTGCGCGCGTTCAACGGCGAGTACATCCGGGCGCTGCCGCTGGAGACGTTCGAGGAGCGCTGCGCGCCCTTCCTCGGCCCGTCCTGGGACCGCGAGCTGTTCAGCAAGGTCGCCGCGCTGGCCCAGACCCGCATCGCGGTGTTGTCGGAGATCCGGCAGAACGTCGACTTCCTCTTCCTCGAGGAGCCGGTGTTCGACCAGGCGTCGTGGGACAAGGCGATGAAGAACTCCCCGGTGGAGATCATCACGGGCTACCTCGAGCGGCTGGAGGCGGTGAGCTGGGATCCCGAGTCCCTCAAGGAGGCTCTGGAGGAGGTTGGCGCCGCCCACGGGCTCAAGCTCGGCAAGGCCCAGGCGCCGGTGCGCGTGGCGGTCACCGGCCGCACGGTGGGTCTGCCGCTGTTCGAGTCGATCGAGGTGCTCGGTCGCGGGCAGACCATGGAGCGGCTGCGCGCCGCCCTGACGCGCCTCAATTCAGGAACGTAA
- the leuD gene encoding 3-isopropylmalate dehydratase small subunit encodes MDAFTTHTGTAVPLRRSNVDTDQIIPAVWLKQVSRTGFEKGLFAAWREDPTFVLNDPSYEGGTILVSGPDFGTGSSREHAVWALQQYGFRVVIAARFGDIFRNNSTKMGLLPVVLPGDKVEALQSAVEADPKLEITVDLAERQVRWADEVVPFEIDDYTRWRLMEGLDDIGLTLRHADDVAAYENGRQPWLPTTV; translated from the coding sequence ATGGACGCTTTCACCACCCACACCGGTACGGCGGTGCCGCTGCGCCGCAGCAACGTCGACACCGACCAGATCATCCCGGCCGTCTGGCTCAAGCAGGTCAGCCGCACCGGCTTCGAGAAGGGCCTGTTCGCGGCCTGGCGCGAGGACCCCACGTTCGTCCTGAACGACCCCTCCTACGAGGGCGGCACGATCCTCGTCTCCGGCCCCGACTTCGGCACCGGCTCCTCCCGCGAGCACGCGGTCTGGGCGCTGCAGCAGTACGGCTTCCGCGTCGTGATCGCCGCCCGCTTCGGCGACATCTTCCGCAACAACTCCACCAAGATGGGCCTGCTGCCGGTCGTCCTGCCCGGCGACAAGGTCGAGGCCCTGCAGTCGGCCGTCGAGGCGGACCCCAAGCTGGAGATCACCGTCGACCTGGCCGAACGCCAGGTGCGCTGGGCGGACGAGGTCGTGCCCTTCGAGATCGACGACTACACCCGCTGGCGGCTCATGGAGGGCCTCGACGACATCGGGCTGACCCTGCGTCACGCCGACGATGTCGCGGCGTACGAGAATGGTCGGCAGCCATGGCTGCCGACGACCGTCTAG
- a CDS encoding antibiotic biosynthesis monooxygenase family protein has protein sequence MSVVKINVLTVPADMREELEKRFSNRAGMVESADGFEWFELLRPVEGTEQYLVYTRWRSEEDFQKWQSSQAFARGHAQAAASAAQGQGQRQGQRQGHGHGHGHGQGPAATGSEVWTFEVAETAGPKE, from the coding sequence TTGTCCGTGGTGAAGATCAACGTGCTCACCGTTCCCGCCGACATGCGGGAGGAGCTCGAAAAGCGTTTCTCCAACCGGGCCGGGATGGTGGAGTCGGCCGACGGGTTCGAGTGGTTCGAGCTGCTCAGGCCCGTCGAGGGGACAGAGCAGTACCTCGTCTATACGCGCTGGCGCAGCGAAGAGGACTTCCAGAAGTGGCAGTCGAGCCAGGCGTTCGCCCGAGGGCACGCACAGGCGGCCGCGTCCGCCGCCCAGGGCCAGGGCCAGCGCCAGGGCCAGCGCCAGGGCCACGGGCACGGGCACGGGCACGGGCAGGGCCCCGCGGCGACGGGCTCCGAGGTGTGGACCTTCGAAGTCGCCGAGACCGCGGGACCCAAGGAGTAG
- a CDS encoding sensor histidine kinase, whose translation MSRLDGRERWAYLGLAYMLLAASAIAAAFMDGGGRSALSRLAEPIAAWLAGLGDPAATGPGDPGAGGSSAGVVVLPPWPALAIVAAVWLAPIAWLHPRREARRGLVVAHYLVLILLAGALAATNPAFVVFASTGYPLAIALLPARLVMAGVTLTAVVTVAAQAGPGDHTTLLTVIAGVAVPLVLAGWYVSAEHDKRRRLVERLRASMAENADLHARLLDQARRAGVLDERHRLAGEIHDTVAQDLVALIGQIDAAGRATQDTARSRHLDQAAHLARRGLAEARRSVQALRPEPLEHARLPDALERMAASWSRVSGVHLAFEVTGTPVALSPDVETTLFRVAQEALANVAKHARASRTALTLSYTDELLLLDIRDDGAGFDPQKPADGFGLDGMRQRVRGAGGTVEIESEPGHGTAIAAAVPAIPAAEPVSMISETMASGKENG comes from the coding sequence ATGAGCCGCCTCGACGGCCGCGAGCGCTGGGCATATCTGGGACTCGCCTACATGCTGCTGGCGGCCTCCGCGATCGCGGCCGCCTTCATGGACGGGGGCGGCCGGTCCGCACTGAGCCGCCTGGCCGAGCCGATCGCCGCCTGGCTGGCAGGCCTGGGCGATCCCGCGGCGACCGGACCGGGTGATCCCGGGGCGGGCGGGTCCTCCGCCGGGGTCGTGGTCCTGCCGCCGTGGCCCGCTCTCGCCATTGTCGCCGCCGTCTGGCTCGCGCCCATCGCCTGGCTCCACCCGCGGCGCGAAGCCCGCCGCGGGCTCGTCGTGGCCCACTACCTCGTCCTCATCCTCCTCGCCGGCGCGCTGGCGGCCACGAACCCCGCCTTCGTCGTGTTCGCCTCGACCGGCTACCCGCTCGCCATCGCCCTGCTCCCCGCCCGGCTGGTCATGGCCGGGGTGACCCTCACCGCCGTCGTCACCGTGGCGGCCCAGGCGGGCCCCGGGGACCACACCACCTTGCTCACCGTGATCGCCGGCGTCGCCGTGCCGCTCGTCCTGGCCGGCTGGTACGTCTCCGCCGAGCACGACAAGCGCCGCCGCCTCGTCGAGCGACTGCGTGCGTCCATGGCCGAGAACGCCGACCTGCACGCCAGGCTGCTCGACCAGGCCAGGCGGGCGGGCGTACTCGATGAGCGGCACCGCCTGGCCGGCGAGATCCACGACACGGTGGCGCAGGACCTCGTCGCCCTCATCGGGCAGATCGACGCCGCCGGCCGCGCCACCCAGGACACGGCCCGCAGCCGCCACCTCGACCAGGCGGCGCACCTGGCCCGCCGCGGCCTGGCCGAGGCACGCAGGTCCGTTCAGGCCCTCCGCCCCGAGCCGCTGGAGCACGCGCGGCTGCCGGATGCGCTCGAACGCATGGCCGCATCCTGGTCGCGGGTGTCCGGTGTGCACCTCGCCTTCGAGGTCACCGGCACACCCGTCGCCCTGTCCCCCGACGTGGAGACGACGCTGTTCCGCGTCGCCCAGGAGGCACTCGCGAACGTCGCCAAGCACGCCAGGGCCTCCAGAACGGCCCTCACCCTCTCGTACACCGACGAACTCCTCCTTCTCGACATCAGAGACGACGGCGCCGGCTTCGACCCGCAGAAGCCAGCTGACGGCTTCGGCCTCGACGGAATGCGGCAACGCGTCCGCGGCGCCGGGGGCACCGTGGAGATCGAGTCCGAGCCCGGCCACGGCACGGCAATCGCCGCCGCCGTCCCCGCCATCCCCGCGGCAGAACCGGTCAGCATGATCAGTGAGACCATGGCCTCCGGGAAGGAGAACGGATGA
- the leuC gene encoding 3-isopropylmalate dehydratase large subunit codes for MGRTLAEKVWEQHVVRRAEGEPDLLYIDLHLIHEVTSPQAFDGLRLAGRKVRRPDLTIATEDHNVPTVLGPISDPVSKTQVETLRKNAAEFGIRLHPMGDAGQGVVHIIGPQFGLTQPGMTIVCGDSHTSTHGAFGGIAFGIGTSEVEHVLATQTLPAYRPKTMAIEVSGELPVGVTAKDLILAIIAKIGTGGGQGYIVEYRGEAVRKLSMEGRMTVCNMSIEAGARAGMIAPDETTFAYLKGRPHAPEGEAWDQAVEYWKTLRTDDDAVFDKVVEIDASTLTPFVTWGTNPGQGLPLGESVPNPESFTDPVERSAAERALEYMGLTAGTPLRQIEVDTVFVGSCTNGRIEDLRSAAEILRGRQVKTRTLIVPGSMMVKKQAEEEGLHEVFKAAGAEWREAGCSMCLGMNPDTLKPGERSASTSNRNFEGRQGKGGRTHLVSPQVAAATAVTGRLTAPADL; via the coding sequence ATGGGCCGCACACTGGCCGAGAAGGTCTGGGAGCAACACGTCGTCCGGCGTGCCGAGGGCGAACCTGACCTGCTCTACATCGACCTGCACCTCATTCACGAGGTGACCAGTCCGCAGGCGTTCGACGGGCTCCGTCTCGCCGGCCGGAAGGTGCGAAGGCCCGATCTCACCATCGCCACCGAGGACCACAACGTGCCGACCGTGCTCGGCCCGATCTCCGACCCCGTGTCCAAGACCCAGGTCGAGACGCTGCGGAAGAACGCCGCCGAGTTCGGCATCAGGCTCCATCCGATGGGCGACGCCGGTCAGGGCGTGGTGCACATCATCGGCCCGCAGTTCGGCCTGACCCAGCCGGGCATGACCATCGTGTGTGGCGACTCTCACACCTCGACCCACGGCGCGTTCGGCGGCATCGCGTTCGGCATCGGGACCTCCGAGGTCGAGCACGTGCTCGCCACGCAGACGCTGCCCGCCTACCGGCCCAAGACGATGGCCATCGAGGTCTCCGGCGAGCTGCCTGTCGGCGTCACCGCCAAGGACCTGATCCTCGCCATCATCGCCAAGATCGGCACCGGCGGCGGGCAGGGCTACATCGTCGAGTACCGCGGCGAGGCCGTGCGCAAGCTCTCCATGGAGGGCCGCATGACGGTCTGCAACATGTCGATCGAGGCCGGCGCCCGGGCCGGGATGATCGCGCCGGACGAGACCACGTTCGCCTACCTCAAAGGCCGCCCGCACGCGCCCGAGGGCGAGGCGTGGGACCAGGCCGTCGAATACTGGAAGACGCTGCGCACCGACGACGACGCCGTGTTCGACAAGGTCGTGGAGATCGACGCCTCGACGCTGACCCCGTTCGTCACGTGGGGCACCAACCCGGGCCAGGGCCTGCCGCTGGGCGAGTCCGTCCCGAACCCCGAGTCCTTCACCGACCCGGTCGAGCGCTCGGCCGCCGAGCGGGCTCTGGAGTACATGGGCCTGACCGCCGGCACGCCGCTGCGCCAGATCGAGGTCGACACGGTGTTCGTCGGCTCGTGCACCAACGGCCGCATCGAGGACCTGCGCTCGGCCGCCGAGATCCTGCGCGGCCGCCAGGTCAAGACCCGCACGCTGATCGTGCCCGGCTCGATGATGGTCAAGAAGCAGGCCGAGGAGGAAGGCCTGCACGAGGTGTTCAAGGCCGCGGGCGCCGAGTGGCGCGAGGCCGGCTGCTCGATGTGCCTGGGCATGAACCCCGACACGCTCAAGCCCGGTGAGCGCAGCGCCTCCACCTCCAACCGCAACTTCGAGGGCCGCCAGGGCAAGGGTGGCCGTACCCACCTGGTGTCGCCGCAGGTCGCCGCCGCGACCGCTGTCACCGGCCGCCTCACCGCCCCCGCCGACCTCTAG
- a CDS encoding IclR family transcriptional regulator — translation MDNSSGVGVLDKAVLVLNALEAGPASLAQLVQATGLARPTAHRLAVALEHHRIVSRDTQGRFVLGPRLSELSTAAGEDRLLAVAAPVLMQLRDLTGESAQLYRRQGDERVCVAAAERASGLRDTVPVGSALPMTAGSAAQILLAWEEPDRLHRGLRGAKFTAATLASVRRRGWAHSVGEREQGVASVSAPIRGSGGKVIAAVSVSGPIERLTRAPGRLHAVPVMAAAERITEAMRRTS, via the coding sequence ATGGACAACTCTAGCGGAGTCGGAGTACTCGACAAGGCGGTTCTTGTACTCAATGCCCTCGAAGCGGGGCCCGCTTCACTGGCGCAGCTCGTCCAGGCCACCGGCCTGGCCCGTCCCACCGCCCACCGGCTGGCCGTCGCACTTGAGCACCACCGCATTGTGAGTCGTGACACACAGGGCCGATTCGTGCTCGGCCCGCGGCTGTCGGAGTTGTCCACCGCGGCCGGCGAGGACCGGCTGCTGGCGGTGGCCGCACCCGTGCTGATGCAGTTGAGGGACCTGACCGGGGAGAGCGCGCAACTTTACCGCCGCCAGGGCGATGAGCGGGTCTGCGTGGCGGCCGCGGAGCGGGCCAGCGGCCTGCGTGACACGGTTCCCGTGGGCTCGGCGCTGCCCATGACCGCCGGCTCGGCGGCGCAGATTCTGCTGGCGTGGGAGGAGCCCGACCGGTTGCACCGCGGCCTGCGCGGCGCCAAGTTCACCGCCGCCACGCTGGCTTCCGTACGCCGCCGCGGGTGGGCCCACAGCGTCGGTGAGCGCGAGCAGGGTGTGGCCAGCGTCTCCGCGCCGATAAGGGGCAGCGGCGGGAAGGTGATCGCCGCGGTTTCCGTCTCCGGCCCCATCGAACGACTGACGCGGGCCCCTGGACGGCTGCACGCGGTGCCCGTCATGGCGGCCGCCGAACGCATCACGGAGGCGATGCGCCGCACGTCATGA
- a CDS encoding response regulator transcription factor has protein sequence MTVRLLIADDHPIVRDGLRAALGSRPGLEIVGEAADGEQAVRLSAELRPDVVLMDLRMPGMDGVAAIRRLHGTGPRVLVLTTFDTDVLPALEAGASGYLLKDAPPEELERAVLATHRGETVLAPAAAGRLAAQVRKPSRGTLSARELEVLRLVAGGATNKEAAARLFISEASVKTHLLHVYAKLDVRDRAAAVSEAYRRGLLTAHG, from the coding sequence ATGACGGTGCGGCTGCTGATCGCCGACGACCACCCGATCGTGCGCGACGGCCTGCGCGCGGCCCTCGGGAGCCGGCCCGGCCTCGAGATCGTCGGCGAGGCGGCCGACGGGGAGCAGGCCGTGCGCCTTTCCGCCGAGCTCCGGCCGGATGTCGTCCTCATGGACCTGCGCATGCCGGGCATGGACGGGGTTGCCGCCATCCGCCGGCTCCACGGCACCGGCCCGCGCGTGCTGGTGCTGACCACGTTCGACACCGACGTCCTGCCCGCGCTGGAGGCGGGGGCCAGCGGCTACCTGCTCAAGGACGCCCCGCCGGAAGAGCTGGAGCGCGCGGTGCTGGCCACCCACCGGGGCGAGACCGTGCTGGCGCCCGCCGCGGCCGGCCGCCTGGCCGCGCAGGTGCGCAAGCCCTCCAGGGGCACGCTGAGCGCCCGCGAGCTGGAGGTGCTGCGCCTGGTGGCCGGGGGCGCGACCAACAAGGAGGCGGCGGCCCGGCTGTTCATCAGCGAGGCCAGCGTCAAGACCCACCTGCTGCACGTCTACGCCAAGCTCGACGTGCGCGACCGCGCCGCCGCCGTGAGCGAGGCCTACCGCCGGGGACTGCTCACCGCACATGGCTGA
- a CDS encoding M3 family metallopeptidase, translated as MAENPFFAPSTLPYELPPFADIREEHYLPAFRRGMAEQLAEVDAIAGSTEPPAFDNTIAALERSGRILDRTATVFFSIAASNTSDGIMEIEKEISPELTRHADAIHLNRPLWARIKQVTTEDPEEAWLLEKYRDDFIRAGADLSESEQDRLRELNEELSTLSTEFAQSLLKASTESALVVDDPKELDGFDEARIESLRKDDGTYVLPLLNFTAQPGLASLTNRDVRRRLYELSVGRAPGNFELATRMAALRAERAVLLGFPSHAAYSVADQTAKTVEAVEEMLGQLVGPAVRNAKREAEELTEQAGFDIEPWDWPYYSEKVREARYDFDADTMRPYFELNRVYRDGIFFAATELYGITFTERPDLHGYHPDVTVFEVFEEDGSRLGLFLLDPYARSTKRGGAWMNNLVDQSFLFGLRPVVMNNLNVTKPLSGPTLLTYDEVNTAFHEFGHALHGLFSGVRFPRVSGTRVPRDFVEYPSQVNEMWVTWPEVLANYARHHETGEPMPAELVEKLQAAEKFNQGFKTVEYLAATLLDWAWHKLAPGETVADAEAFEAAALEAAQIAVPQVRPRYRTNYFAHIFAGGYAAGYYSYIWSEVLDAESVEWFKENGGLTRANGDHFRRELLSRGGSLDPLTAFRNFRGREPSIEPLLRRRGLESTTQD; from the coding sequence TTGGCCGAGAATCCGTTCTTCGCCCCTAGCACCCTGCCGTACGAGTTGCCGCCTTTCGCCGACATCCGTGAGGAGCACTATCTACCGGCGTTCCGGCGCGGCATGGCCGAGCAGCTGGCCGAGGTCGACGCGATCGCAGGCAGCACAGAGCCGCCGGCCTTCGACAACACGATCGCCGCGCTCGAGCGGTCGGGGAGGATCCTCGACCGCACGGCCACGGTGTTCTTCAGCATCGCCGCCTCCAACACCAGCGACGGGATCATGGAGATCGAGAAGGAGATCTCGCCGGAGCTGACCAGGCACGCCGACGCGATCCACCTCAACCGGCCGCTGTGGGCCCGCATCAAGCAGGTGACCACGGAGGACCCGGAGGAGGCCTGGCTGCTGGAGAAGTATCGCGACGACTTCATCAGGGCCGGCGCCGACCTTTCCGAGTCGGAGCAGGACCGCCTGCGCGAGCTCAACGAGGAGCTGTCGACGCTCTCGACCGAGTTCGCGCAGAGCCTGCTGAAGGCGTCGACGGAGTCGGCGCTGGTGGTCGATGACCCCAAGGAACTCGACGGGTTCGACGAGGCCAGGATCGAGTCGCTGCGTAAGGACGACGGCACGTACGTCCTCCCGCTGCTCAACTTCACCGCCCAGCCAGGCCTGGCCTCGCTGACCAACCGGGACGTGCGCCGCAGGCTTTACGAGCTGAGCGTCGGGCGGGCGCCGGGCAACTTCGAGCTCGCCACCAGGATGGCGGCGTTGCGGGCCGAGCGGGCGGTGCTGCTCGGGTTCCCCAGCCATGCGGCGTACTCGGTGGCCGACCAGACGGCCAAGACCGTGGAGGCGGTCGAGGAGATGCTCGGCCAGCTCGTCGGGCCGGCGGTGCGTAACGCCAAGCGGGAGGCCGAGGAGCTGACGGAGCAGGCCGGGTTCGACATCGAGCCGTGGGACTGGCCCTACTACTCCGAGAAGGTGCGCGAGGCGCGCTACGACTTCGACGCCGACACGATGCGGCCGTACTTCGAGCTCAACCGCGTCTACCGGGACGGGATCTTCTTCGCCGCGACCGAGCTGTACGGGATCACCTTCACCGAACGGCCCGATCTGCATGGATATCACCCGGACGTGACGGTGTTCGAGGTGTTCGAGGAGGACGGGAGCCGGCTGGGTTTGTTCCTGCTGGACCCGTACGCCAGGTCGACCAAGCGCGGCGGGGCGTGGATGAACAACCTGGTCGACCAGTCCTTCCTGTTCGGGCTGCGGCCTGTGGTGATGAACAACCTCAACGTCACCAAGCCGCTCTCCGGGCCGACGTTGCTGACGTACGACGAGGTGAACACGGCCTTCCACGAGTTCGGGCACGCGTTGCACGGGCTGTTCTCGGGGGTGCGCTTCCCCCGCGTCTCCGGCACCAGAGTGCCGCGGGACTTCGTCGAGTACCCGTCGCAGGTCAACGAGATGTGGGTGACCTGGCCGGAGGTGCTGGCCAACTACGCCAGGCACCACGAGACGGGCGAGCCGATGCCGGCCGAGCTGGTGGAGAAGCTGCAGGCTGCCGAGAAGTTCAACCAGGGCTTCAAGACCGTCGAATACCTGGCCGCCACGTTGCTCGACTGGGCCTGGCACAAGCTGGCCCCGGGCGAGACGGTGGCCGACGCCGAGGCGTTCGAGGCGGCGGCGCTGGAGGCGGCCCAGATCGCCGTGCCGCAGGTCAGGCCGCGCTATCGGACCAACTACTTCGCGCACATCTTCGCCGGCGGCTATGCCGCCGGCTACTACTCCTACATCTGGAGTGAGGTGCTGGACGCGGAGAGCGTGGAGTGGTTCAAGGAGAACGGCGGCCTGACCAGGGCGAACGGCGACCACTTCCGCCGTGAGCTGCTCTCTCGCGGCGGGAGCCTTGATCCGCTGACGGCCTTCCGCAACTTCAGGGGGCGCGAGCCCAGCATCGAGCCGCTGCTCAGGCGCCGCGGCCTGGAGTCAACGACCCAGGATTGA